The Streptomyces sp. NBC_01268 genome window below encodes:
- a CDS encoding SSI family serine proteinase inhibitor, translating to MRYFRTLGATALATTTGLALVATAITSDAEAAPAGLYPPSALVLTVGKGERAATATVDRAVTLVCSPTPGGTHPAPAEACSELAAVGGDLSRLSAASPGRTPCTREWDPIVVTGSGVWQGKRVNWTSRYGNTCDLRAKTAERTVFAF from the coding sequence GTGCGTTACTTCCGGACCCTGGGCGCCACCGCGCTCGCCACCACCACCGGCCTCGCCCTCGTCGCCACAGCGATCACGAGCGACGCCGAGGCCGCACCCGCCGGGCTCTACCCGCCCTCGGCGCTCGTGCTCACCGTCGGCAAGGGCGAGCGCGCCGCCACGGCCACGGTCGACCGCGCGGTCACCCTCGTCTGTTCGCCCACACCCGGCGGCACCCACCCGGCTCCGGCGGAGGCCTGCTCGGAGCTGGCGGCGGTGGGCGGCGACCTGTCCCGGCTCTCGGCCGCCTCCCCCGGCCGCACCCCCTGCACCCGGGAGTGGGACCCGATCGTGGTGACCGGCTCCGGCGTCTGGCAGGGCAAGCGGGTCAACTGGACGAGCCGGTACGGCAACACGTGCGACCTGCGGGCCAAGACGGCCGAGCGGACGGTCTTCGCGTTCTGA
- a CDS encoding carboxymuconolactone decarboxylase family protein → MEPRLNLAATLATSKAMKHIMAAGRAVAESSLPLATRDLVMIRVSQVNGCAFCVDMHTKEATAAGETSVRLHLVAAWREATVFTEAERAALDLAEQGTRIADGAGGVTDAAWENAEKHYDEEQLIALVSLISFMNTVNRLNVITQQPAGTYEVGQLAAAH, encoded by the coding sequence ATGGAACCCCGCCTGAACCTCGCCGCCACCCTCGCCACCAGCAAGGCCATGAAGCACATCATGGCGGCCGGCCGCGCCGTCGCCGAGTCCTCCCTGCCGCTCGCCACCCGCGACCTGGTGATGATCCGCGTCAGCCAGGTCAACGGCTGTGCCTTCTGCGTCGACATGCACACCAAGGAGGCGACGGCGGCCGGCGAGACGTCCGTCCGCCTCCACCTGGTGGCCGCCTGGCGCGAGGCCACGGTCTTCACCGAAGCGGAGCGCGCCGCGCTGGACCTCGCCGAGCAGGGCACCCGCATCGCGGACGGCGCGGGCGGCGTGACGGACGCGGCCTGGGAGAACGCGGAGAAGCACTACGACGAGGAGCAGCTCATCGCCCTCGTCTCCCTGATCTCCTTCATGAACACCGTCAACCGCCTCAACGTCATCACCCAGCAGCCCGCCGGGACGTACGAGGTGGGGCAGCTGGCCGCCGCGCACTGA
- a CDS encoding phage baseplate protein yields MIKLASAVTPPLLVGATLASSVSVAQSVFWETVDQLWYVCQPDGTPEDMDRVTVTRLSADGALVDKMYLGRSGHGTGLCVEKNATGTYLWTGAVPNGGWATALARIPYVPNGTADASDAAVVRTPRTGVFRVSASIDPTRHQLIFRWQSNNVSSPTATGGIDAYDLGLAATGMFQRVRSMTFGESGKTLQGFTSLGDYVYHLYGDQNVDNFQVTCTDWASGTVLQTRSITAFPGIANREPEGICVYEDTLAFGIAGKPDGVRQLNVARFPHPGTNPWTEVPGLSPAYTPTSANYVPQYRIAGDQVHLHFSLSKADNTAWGQGEVLFTLPPRVRPNRTQRLLGVVTGGAVTADTMAVRFEVAADGKVTIWDERNLVGWVGADVSFWVC; encoded by the coding sequence TTGATCAAGCTCGCTTCCGCCGTCACGCCCCCGCTGCTCGTCGGCGCCACCCTCGCCTCGTCCGTCAGCGTCGCGCAGTCGGTGTTCTGGGAGACCGTCGACCAGCTCTGGTACGTCTGCCAGCCCGACGGCACACCGGAGGACATGGACCGGGTCACCGTCACCCGGCTCAGCGCCGACGGGGCGCTCGTCGACAAGATGTACCTCGGCAGGTCCGGGCACGGGACCGGGCTGTGCGTCGAGAAGAACGCCACCGGGACCTACCTGTGGACCGGCGCCGTGCCGAACGGCGGCTGGGCCACCGCCCTCGCCCGCATCCCGTACGTGCCGAACGGCACCGCCGACGCGTCCGACGCGGCCGTCGTCCGGACCCCGCGTACCGGCGTGTTCCGGGTCTCCGCGTCGATCGACCCGACCCGGCACCAGCTGATCTTCCGCTGGCAGTCGAACAACGTGTCCTCGCCGACGGCGACCGGCGGCATCGACGCCTACGACCTGGGGCTCGCCGCCACCGGCATGTTCCAGCGGGTCCGGTCGATGACGTTCGGGGAATCGGGCAAGACCCTCCAGGGCTTCACGAGCCTCGGCGACTACGTCTACCACCTGTACGGCGACCAGAACGTCGACAACTTCCAGGTGACGTGCACGGACTGGGCCTCCGGCACCGTGCTCCAGACGCGGAGCATCACCGCCTTCCCGGGCATCGCCAACCGCGAGCCCGAGGGAATCTGCGTGTACGAGGACACGCTGGCGTTCGGCATAGCCGGGAAGCCGGACGGCGTGCGCCAGTTGAACGTGGCCCGCTTCCCGCACCCCGGGACGAACCCGTGGACCGAGGTGCCGGGCCTCTCCCCCGCGTACACCCCAACCAGCGCCAACTACGTGCCCCAGTACCGGATCGCCGGCGACCAGGTGCACCTGCACTTCTCGCTGTCGAAGGCGGACAACACCGCGTGGGGCCAGGGCGAGGTGCTGTTCACCCTGCCGCCGCGGGTGCGGCCGAACCGTACGCAGCGGCTGCTGGGCGTGGTGACCGGCGGCGCCGTCACCGCCGACACCATGGCGGTGCGCTTCGAGGTGGCGGCGGACGGCAAGGTGACCATCTGGGACGAGCGGAACCTGGTGGGCTGGGTGGGCGCGGACGTCAGCTTCTGGGTCTGCTGA
- a CDS encoding trypsin-like serine peptidase: MSGIRRRRSYALSIAAAATLLLFPTAAQAVEAPEAPSARAAAQPAAAAQAVEHKVPSTAKARAAEYWTPERMAKAVPAERVERTGGPGGRPAPQRPTGPATTGSDPVLGNAARAEGFRATVSATQVVGKVFFTGSDGKDYVCSGSAVNSTNKNMVFTAGHCVHGGPGQSWNSNWQFVPYYDHGSRPYGTWWAETLVAFNGWTNDGNFGYDLGIVITSPNSSGELVNAVGGMGLQWNQSKDRFVTAMGYPQAPPFDGQWQYFCAATSSQRSWWTTDQIKIPCNMTGGSSGGPWIFGKDDNVYYSGWVNGVNSNVDSKDNPTEMRSPYFAGWVGDAFNTYSSY, encoded by the coding sequence GTGTCCGGCATACGCCGCAGACGTTCGTACGCCCTGAGCATCGCCGCCGCAGCGACCCTCCTCTTGTTCCCGACCGCCGCGCAGGCCGTCGAGGCCCCCGAAGCGCCCTCCGCGCGGGCCGCCGCCCAGCCGGCCGCGGCAGCCCAGGCGGTGGAGCACAAGGTCCCGTCGACCGCCAAGGCGCGGGCGGCGGAGTACTGGACCCCCGAACGGATGGCGAAGGCCGTCCCGGCCGAGCGGGTGGAGCGCACCGGTGGACCCGGCGGCAGGCCCGCGCCCCAGCGGCCGACGGGCCCGGCGACGACCGGCTCCGACCCCGTCCTGGGGAACGCGGCCCGGGCCGAGGGCTTCCGGGCGACGGTCTCCGCGACCCAGGTCGTGGGCAAGGTCTTCTTCACCGGCTCGGACGGCAAGGACTACGTCTGCTCCGGCTCGGCGGTCAACAGCACCAACAAGAACATGGTGTTCACCGCCGGGCACTGCGTCCACGGCGGCCCCGGCCAGTCGTGGAACTCCAACTGGCAGTTCGTGCCGTACTACGACCACGGCAGCCGCCCCTATGGCACCTGGTGGGCCGAGACCCTCGTCGCCTTCAACGGCTGGACCAACGACGGGAACTTCGGTTACGACCTCGGCATCGTCATCACCTCGCCCAACTCCAGCGGTGAACTGGTCAACGCCGTGGGCGGCATGGGCCTCCAGTGGAACCAGTCCAAGGACCGCTTCGTGACGGCCATGGGCTACCCGCAGGCCCCGCCCTTCGACGGCCAGTGGCAGTACTTCTGCGCCGCGACCAGCTCCCAGCGCAGCTGGTGGACCACCGACCAGATCAAGATCCCGTGCAACATGACGGGTGGGTCGAGCGGCGGTCCCTGGATCTTCGGCAAGGACGACAACGTGTACTACAGCGGCTGGGTCAACGGCGTGAACAGCAACGTCGACAGCAAGGACAACCCGACGGAGATGCGCTCGCCGTACTTCGCCGGCTGGGTCGGCGACGCGTTCAACACGTACTCGTCGTACTGA
- a CDS encoding RNA polymerase sigma-70 factor, with the protein MNDHAAGPATPADEATPATPADEATPATPADEAAPAAPAAPAGTGGPADLATDAFVAHRNLLFTVAYEMLGSAVDAEDVLQETWLRWSKVDLDRVDDQRAYLVRITTRQALNRLRSMKRRREAYVGQWLPEPLLTTPDVAEDVELAESVSMALMLVLETLSPTERAVFVLREVFEVDYDEIAAAVDKTPAAVRQIAHRARKHVDARRPRKTVTPREARAVLESFQRALEERDPQRLLDVLAPDVVVLSDGGGIRQAAVRPIVGADKFTRLYLGGSAKAGVTVTCEPVTLNGNPALLILGNGEIDGIMAAHVEDGHITGLYYVRNPHKLTRVGAETALTR; encoded by the coding sequence ATGAACGATCACGCGGCCGGGCCGGCCACCCCGGCCGACGAGGCCACCCCGGCCACCCCGGCCGACGAGGCCACCCCGGCCACCCCGGCCGACGAGGCCGCCCCGGCCGCTCCGGCCGCCCCGGCCGGCACCGGCGGTCCGGCCGACCTCGCGACCGACGCCTTCGTCGCCCACCGCAACCTGCTCTTCACCGTCGCCTACGAGATGCTCGGCTCGGCCGTCGACGCCGAGGACGTCCTCCAGGAGACGTGGCTGCGGTGGAGCAAGGTCGACCTCGACCGGGTCGACGACCAGCGCGCCTACCTGGTCCGCATCACCACCCGGCAGGCGCTCAACCGGCTGCGCTCCATGAAGCGCAGGCGGGAGGCGTACGTCGGGCAGTGGCTGCCCGAGCCGCTGCTCACCACGCCGGACGTGGCCGAGGACGTCGAGCTCGCCGAGAGCGTGTCGATGGCGCTGATGCTCGTCCTGGAGACGCTGTCGCCGACCGAGCGGGCCGTGTTCGTGCTGCGCGAGGTCTTCGAGGTCGACTACGACGAGATCGCCGCCGCCGTCGACAAGACCCCCGCGGCCGTCCGCCAGATCGCCCACCGGGCCCGCAAGCACGTCGACGCGCGCCGCCCCCGCAAGACGGTCACCCCGCGCGAGGCCCGCGCGGTCCTGGAGTCCTTCCAGCGGGCACTGGAGGAACGCGACCCGCAGCGGCTCCTCGACGTGCTCGCCCCGGACGTCGTCGTCCTGAGCGACGGTGGCGGCATCCGGCAGGCCGCCGTCCGCCCGATCGTCGGCGCGGACAAGTTCACCCGCCTCTACCTCGGCGGCTCCGCCAAGGCCGGGGTCACGGTCACCTGCGAGCCCGTCACGCTCAACGGCAACCCGGCGCTCCTCATCCTGGGGAACGGCGAGATCGACGGCATCATGGCGGCCCACGTCGAGGACGGGCACATCACCGGCCTCTACTACGTCCGCAACCCGCACAAGCTCACCCGCGTCGGCGCGGAGACCGCACTCACCCGCTGA
- a CDS encoding N,N-dimethylformamidase beta subunit family domain-containing protein — protein MQLARRTVLLAAGAASAALAVAAPGAAAAAGPLPPAGPHTGDNPVVRENLAEGSDQWGIGCGETCGVDAKNPRIQGYASAASVEPGQDLALRVSARGDRTCTVEIYRLGHYGGDRARHLLTAADVPADGRTWKTRVPASWISGLFLAVLTTPDGHRAYAPFVVREPARRSDVLAVVPLSYAGRRPYPGLGMPETLGRDASTARWLEEAGYDVTYATEEDVRRGRVRPARYAAVVHPSATALPRPLALAEPGHTDERTRQQAAELLDGLLR, from the coding sequence TTGCAGCTCGCCCGCCGTACGGTCCTGCTCGCGGCCGGTGCCGCGTCCGCCGCCCTCGCCGTCGCCGCCCCCGGCGCCGCCGCGGCCGCCGGACCCCTGCCCCCGGCCGGGCCGCACACCGGCGACAACCCGGTCGTGCGGGAGAACCTGGCGGAGGGCTCCGACCAGTGGGGCATCGGCTGCGGCGAGACCTGCGGGGTCGACGCGAAGAACCCCCGGATCCAGGGGTACGCGTCCGCCGCCTCCGTCGAGCCGGGCCAGGACCTCGCCCTGCGCGTGTCGGCGCGCGGCGACCGCACCTGCACGGTCGAGATCTACCGCCTCGGCCACTACGGCGGCGACCGCGCCCGCCACCTGCTCACCGCCGCCGACGTCCCGGCCGACGGCCGGACCTGGAAGACGCGGGTCCCCGCGAGTTGGATCTCCGGCCTCTTCCTCGCCGTCCTCACCACGCCCGACGGGCACCGCGCCTACGCGCCCTTCGTGGTCCGCGAACCCGCCCGCCGCTCCGACGTCCTGGCCGTCGTCCCGCTGAGCTACGCCGGCCGGCGCCCGTACCCCGGGCTCGGCATGCCCGAGACCCTGGGGAGGGACGCGAGCACGGCCCGCTGGCTGGAGGAGGCGGGGTACGACGTCACGTACGCGACCGAGGAGGACGTCCGCCGGGGCAGGGTCCGCCCGGCCCGTTACGCGGCGGTCGTGCACCCCTCGGCCACCGCCCTGCCCCGTCCGCTCGCCCTCGCCGAGCCCGGCCACACGGACGAGCGGACCCGGCAGCAGGCCGCCGAACTCCTCGACGGCCTGCTCCGATAG
- a CDS encoding metal-dependent transcriptional regulator — MSGLIDTTEMYLRTILELEEEGVVPMRARIAERLDQSGPTVSQTVARMERDGLVAVASDRHLELTDEGRRLATRVMRKHRLAECLLVDVIGLEWEQVHAEACRWEHVMSEAVERRVLELLRHPTESPYGNPIPGLEELGEKAEAESFLDDSMVSLADLEAGGEGKTVIVRRIGEPIQTDAQLMYTLRRAGVQPGSVVSVTESPGGVLVGSSGEAAELDAEVAAHVFVAKR, encoded by the coding sequence GACTGATCGACACCACGGAGATGTATCTCCGCACCATCCTTGAGCTCGAAGAGGAAGGTGTGGTCCCCATGCGCGCCCGGATCGCCGAGCGGCTGGACCAGAGCGGTCCGACCGTGAGCCAGACGGTGGCCCGCATGGAGCGTGACGGCCTGGTGGCCGTCGCCAGCGACCGGCACCTGGAGCTCACGGACGAGGGCCGCCGCCTGGCCACCCGCGTGATGCGCAAGCACCGGCTCGCCGAGTGTCTGCTCGTCGACGTGATCGGCCTGGAGTGGGAGCAGGTCCACGCGGAGGCGTGCCGCTGGGAGCACGTGATGAGCGAAGCCGTGGAGCGCCGGGTCCTGGAGCTGCTGCGCCACCCGACGGAGTCGCCGTACGGCAACCCGATCCCGGGCCTGGAGGAGCTGGGCGAGAAGGCCGAGGCGGAGTCCTTCCTGGACGACTCGATGGTCTCGCTGGCCGACCTGGAGGCCGGCGGCGAGGGCAAGACGGTGATCGTCCGCCGGATCGGCGAGCCCATCCAGACGGACGCCCAGCTGATGTACACGCTGCGCCGTGCGGGCGTGCAGCCGGGTTCGGTGGTCTCCGTGACCGAGTCCCCCGGCGGCGTCCTGGTGGGCAGCAGCGGCGAGGCGGCCGAGCTCGACGCCGAGGTCGCCGCGCACGTCTTCGTCGCCAAGCGCTGA
- a CDS encoding PadR family transcriptional regulator — MLKLAILGFLRDRPMHGYELRRHLAALTGHIRPLSDGTLYPAIKRLETDSLLVRETEPGSTAAPRHTLHLTPAGRAALLERLRTPEQLDISDENRWFTVLAFLRHLDDPAEQAAVLRRRLAFLDEPASFFYDDTRPLGAEEITDPFRSGILLIARATSQAELAWLADMIADLEDHPRPAAADRS, encoded by the coding sequence ATGCTCAAGCTCGCGATTCTCGGGTTCCTCAGGGACCGGCCGATGCACGGATACGAACTGCGCCGACACCTGGCCGCGCTGACCGGCCACATCCGCCCGCTCAGCGACGGCACCCTCTATCCGGCGATCAAGCGCCTGGAGACCGACAGCCTGCTCGTCCGCGAGACGGAGCCCGGATCGACCGCCGCCCCCCGGCACACCCTGCACCTCACCCCGGCCGGGCGGGCGGCGCTGCTCGAACGGCTCCGCACGCCCGAGCAGCTGGACATCAGCGACGAGAACCGCTGGTTCACGGTGCTGGCCTTCCTGCGCCACCTCGACGACCCGGCCGAGCAGGCCGCCGTGCTCCGCCGCCGGCTCGCCTTCCTCGACGAGCCCGCCAGCTTCTTCTACGACGACACCCGGCCGCTCGGCGCCGAGGAGATCACCGACCCGTTCCGCAGCGGCATCCTGCTGATCGCCCGGGCGACCTCACAGGCCGAACTCGCCTGGCTGGCCGACATGATCGCCGACCTGGAAGACCACCCCCGCCCGGCGGCGGCGGACCGGAGCTGA
- a CDS encoding alpha/beta fold hydrolase, producing MVRRLDVTGADGVRLAAWDFTEETAPGAADGSGVLLLHGLMGHAAHWTHAARRLGRRHRTVALDQRGHGHSEKPAAGPFTREAYVADAAAVVERLGLGPVTLVGHSMGALTAWQLAAERPDLVRALVICDMRASALGAASQREWQDWFRRWPVPFASLDAVRQWFGDADPWVERPHPARGEFFAEVMAERPDGWRPVFDPAQMLTSRETWVHDAHWESLAQVRCPTLVVRGLDGELGRAEAQEMVRVLPRGAYAEIPDAGHLLHYEHADAWWETVEPFLEGVLTPRRTPAPGL from the coding sequence ATGGTGCGACGACTCGACGTCACCGGGGCCGACGGCGTACGGCTGGCGGCCTGGGACTTCACGGAGGAGACCGCCCCGGGGGCGGCCGACGGCTCCGGCGTCTTACTCCTGCACGGGCTCATGGGCCACGCCGCCCACTGGACCCACGCCGCCCGCCGGCTGGGCCGGCGCCACCGCACGGTCGCCCTCGACCAGCGCGGCCACGGGCACAGCGAGAAGCCCGCCGCGGGCCCGTTCACGCGCGAGGCGTACGTCGCGGACGCGGCGGCCGTCGTCGAGCGGCTCGGCCTCGGCCCCGTCACCCTCGTCGGGCACTCCATGGGCGCCCTCACCGCCTGGCAGCTCGCCGCCGAGCGCCCCGACCTCGTCCGCGCCCTCGTCATCTGCGACATGCGCGCCTCCGCCCTCGGCGCGGCCTCCCAGCGCGAGTGGCAGGACTGGTTCCGCCGCTGGCCCGTCCCCTTCGCCTCGCTGGACGCCGTCCGGCAGTGGTTCGGCGACGCGGACCCCTGGGTCGAGCGCCCGCACCCGGCCAGGGGCGAGTTCTTCGCCGAGGTGATGGCCGAGCGGCCCGACGGCTGGCGCCCCGTCTTCGACCCCGCCCAGATGCTCACCTCCCGCGAGACCTGGGTCCACGACGCGCACTGGGAGTCCCTCGCCCAGGTCCGCTGCCCCACCCTCGTCGTCCGCGGTCTCGACGGTGAGCTGGGCCGGGCCGAGGCGCAGGAGATGGTCCGGGTCCTGCCCCGAGGGGCGTACGCGGAGATCCCCGACGCCGGGCACCTCCTCCACTACGAGCACGCCGACGCCTGGTGGGAGACCGTCGAACCCTTCCTGGAGGGCGTCCTGACGCCCCGGCGGACACCGGCGCCGGGTCTATAA
- a CDS encoding alpha/beta fold hydrolase, whose protein sequence is MRHAPVTPDGDRIRWVEIPGAEPARLYLHGLGATSPVYWAAAAAHPLLTGRRSLLLDLLGFGISDRPTDFSYTLEAHADAVAAALEAADVTGAEVIAHSLGGAVAILLASRHPRLVANLVLVDSVLDPAPPVPAPGSSGITAYTEEEFLADGWQRTEERVGPLWWSTMRLAGREALYRTTVHRARGTSPALRDHLAGLSVPRTCLHPAADGEPADAAGLRASGVTVRAIPDCGHNIMFDNPDAFARAVVDASAT, encoded by the coding sequence ATGCGCCATGCCCCCGTGACCCCCGACGGCGACCGGATCCGCTGGGTGGAGATCCCCGGCGCCGAGCCCGCCCGGCTCTACCTGCACGGACTCGGTGCCACCTCGCCGGTCTACTGGGCCGCCGCCGCAGCGCACCCCCTGTTGACCGGTCGCCGCTCCCTGCTCCTCGACCTGCTCGGCTTCGGCATCAGCGACCGCCCCACGGACTTCTCCTACACCCTGGAGGCGCACGCGGACGCCGTGGCGGCGGCGCTGGAGGCCGCCGACGTGACGGGCGCCGAGGTCATCGCGCACAGCCTGGGCGGGGCCGTGGCGATCCTGCTCGCCTCCCGGCACCCGCGGCTGGTCGCGAACCTGGTCCTCGTGGACTCCGTCCTGGACCCGGCCCCGCCGGTACCCGCTCCCGGCAGCAGCGGAATCACCGCCTACACGGAGGAGGAGTTCCTGGCCGACGGGTGGCAGCGGACCGAGGAGCGGGTCGGCCCGCTCTGGTGGTCCACGATGCGGCTCGCCGGTCGTGAGGCGCTGTACCGCACCACGGTCCACCGGGCCCGGGGGACCTCCCCGGCCCTGCGCGACCATCTGGCGGGCCTGTCCGTCCCGCGCACCTGCCTCCACCCGGCGGCCGACGGTGAACCGGCCGACGCGGCGGGACTGCGGGCCTCGGGCGTGACCGTCCGGGCGATCCCCGACTGCGGCCACAACATCATGTTCGACAACCCCGACGCGTTCGCGCGCGCGGTCGTCGACGCGTCGGCGACCTGA
- a CDS encoding NAD(P)/FAD-dependent oxidoreductase: protein MNAHTTTPTHVVVIGGGYAGVMAANRLTQRDDVTVTLVNPRPAFVHRIRLHQLVGGSDSAVVAYRDVLAERVSLVVDSATRIDAAGRGVDLAGGGTLSYDYLVYAVGSGSADPGVPGAAEFAYPIGTLEEAERLRPALDAAPATAPVTVVGAGPTGIETAAELAETGRAVTLVCGGVLGPYLHPRGRRSVATRLARLGVTVLDGPDTKVTGVRADSVLLADGRELESAVTIWTVGFGVPDLAARSGFTTDALGRLLTDETLTSVDDERVIAAGDSAAPSGLPLRMSCQAAMPLGAQAADTILSRITAEQPETINRPFAAQCISLGRADGIFQFANRSDEAVWFKVDGRLGAKLKETVCTVVPKHLADEAHKPGSYGLHRGKSGGAARAKQLQDGRVEAPATAGRKG, encoded by the coding sequence ATGAACGCGCACACCACCACCCCCACCCACGTGGTCGTCATCGGCGGCGGCTACGCCGGCGTCATGGCCGCCAACCGCCTCACCCAGCGCGACGACGTCACCGTCACGCTCGTCAACCCGCGCCCCGCCTTCGTGCACCGCATCCGCCTGCACCAGCTGGTGGGCGGCTCGGACAGCGCGGTCGTCGCCTACCGGGACGTGCTGGCCGAGCGCGTGAGCCTGGTGGTGGACTCCGCGACCCGGATCGACGCGGCCGGCCGCGGCGTGGACCTGGCGGGCGGCGGCACGCTCTCCTACGACTACCTCGTGTACGCGGTGGGCAGCGGCAGCGCCGACCCGGGCGTGCCCGGGGCTGCCGAGTTCGCGTACCCGATCGGCACCCTGGAGGAGGCGGAGCGACTGCGCCCCGCCCTCGACGCCGCTCCCGCGACCGCCCCCGTGACGGTCGTGGGCGCCGGTCCGACCGGCATCGAGACCGCCGCCGAACTCGCCGAGACCGGGCGTGCGGTGACCCTGGTCTGCGGCGGCGTCCTCGGCCCGTACCTCCACCCGCGGGGCCGCCGCTCGGTCGCCACGCGGCTGGCCCGGCTCGGCGTGACCGTGCTCGACGGCCCCGACACCAAGGTGACGGGCGTGCGCGCCGACAGCGTGCTGCTCGCCGACGGGCGCGAGCTGGAGAGCGCCGTGACGATCTGGACCGTGGGCTTCGGCGTGCCGGACCTCGCCGCGCGCAGCGGGTTCACCACCGACGCCCTGGGCCGCCTGCTCACGGACGAGACGCTGACGAGCGTGGACGACGAGCGCGTCATCGCGGCCGGGGACTCGGCGGCCCCCTCGGGCCTGCCGCTGCGGATGAGCTGCCAGGCCGCGATGCCGCTGGGCGCTCAGGCCGCCGACACGATCCTCAGCCGGATCACGGCCGAGCAGCCGGAGACGATCAACCGCCCCTTCGCCGCCCAGTGCATCAGCCTCGGCCGGGCCGACGGCATCTTCCAGTTCGCCAACCGGTCCGACGAGGCGGTGTGGTTCAAGGTCGACGGGCGCCTGGGCGCGAAGCTGAAGGAGACCGTGTGCACGGTCGTCCCCAAGCACCTGGCCGACGAGGCGCACAAGCCCGGTTCGTACGGCCTGCACCGCGGCAAGTCGGGCGGCGCCGCGCGCGCGAAGCAGCTCCAGGACGGGCGGGTCGAGGCGCCCGCGACCGCCGGCCGAAAGGGCTAG